From the genome of Seriola aureovittata isolate HTS-2021-v1 ecotype China chromosome 6, ASM2101889v1, whole genome shotgun sequence, one region includes:
- the lmo4b gene encoding LIM domain transcription factor LMO4b: MVNPGGNSQPPPVGTGSLSWKRCAGCGGKIADRFLLYTMDSYWHSRCLKCSCCQAQLGEIGTSCYTKSGMILCRNDYIRLFGNSGACSACGQSIPASELVMRAQGNVYHLKCFTCSTCRNRLVPGDRFHYINGSLFCEHDRPTALINGHLSSLQTNPLLPDQKVC, translated from the exons ATGGTGAATCCCGGAGGCAACAGCCAGCCACCACCGGTGGGCACAGGGTCTCTGTCCTGGAAGCGGTGTGCGGGGTGTGGGGGCAAAATCGCAGACCGCTTCCTCCTTTACACCATGGACAGTTACTGGCACAGCCGATGCCTCAAGTGCTCCTGCTGTCAGGCCCAGCTGGGCGAAATCGGCACGTCGTGCTACACAAAAAGTGGCATGATCCTCTGTAGAAACGACTATATCAG ATTAtttggaaacagtggagcttGCAGCGCTTGTGGCCAGTCCATTCCAGCCAGTGAACTGGTGATGAGGGCACAGGGCAACGTGTACCATCTCAAG TGTTTCACATGTTCCACCTGCCGGAACCGGCTCGTCCCCGGAGACCGGTTCCACTACATCAACGGCAGCCTGTTCTGTGAACACGACAGACCCACAGCGCTCATCAACGGCCATTTGAGTTCACTGCAGACGAACCCACTACTGCCCGACCAGAAG GTGTGTTAA